The Stieleria sp. JC731 genome has a segment encoding these proteins:
- a CDS encoding serine/threonine-protein kinase, producing MEDPQTDDCLDAPTAQGLDAPTDIGSPACDLDSPTPTPARGQGTHSHPTPISGQVIDDYEIVREIARGGMGVVYLAKQQQLNRFVALKMILESSTASAAELGRFENEAKAAGALDHPGIVPVYEVGSFEGCPYFSMGYVDGKSLASVLSEGPFAPKRAAELAKAVALAVGHAHDQQIIHRDIKPANILIDRDGNPRLTDFGVCKLMAGQSQLTTHGELIGTPHYMPPEQAGTPDAMIGPTSDIYSIGAVLYAMLTDRPPFLAPSPIDVITQVMTKDPVPPSQFFSGIPQDLETITLKCLAKAPKDRYQSATQLAEELSRFLDDEPILAKPPGLGKRLTHWIRRHVLLASVSGSMAFLLVFLLLLLGIALAQSQAKIARLQNLLEVERNGARRFTSTRFDSDSSRHQFDVERLTDAAIEFVDEDRQLSLHLSVHAAELAIEHRLAFPERLTNFLMQLAAKDSATANSAIANEELLVEQARKQITRELTDFEQKVYGLLDRPTVPIEQNESNTTTTSNEAS from the coding sequence GTGGAAGATCCGCAAACAGACGACTGCCTGGACGCGCCAACCGCACAGGGTCTCGACGCACCGACAGACATCGGTTCGCCAGCCTGTGATCTCGATAGCCCCACGCCAACTCCGGCTCGCGGTCAGGGGACACATTCACATCCGACACCGATTTCCGGTCAAGTGATTGATGACTACGAAATCGTTCGTGAAATCGCCCGCGGTGGGATGGGAGTCGTCTACCTTGCCAAGCAGCAACAGCTCAATCGGTTCGTCGCGTTAAAGATGATCCTTGAAAGCAGCACGGCAAGTGCAGCGGAGTTAGGACGATTTGAAAATGAGGCCAAAGCTGCCGGCGCACTGGACCATCCCGGCATCGTCCCGGTCTACGAAGTCGGCTCCTTCGAAGGTTGTCCGTATTTTTCAATGGGTTACGTCGACGGGAAAAGCTTAGCCTCGGTTTTATCCGAAGGCCCCTTCGCCCCGAAACGTGCCGCTGAACTGGCCAAAGCCGTCGCGTTAGCAGTCGGGCATGCACACGATCAACAGATCATCCATCGGGACATCAAGCCCGCAAACATTTTGATCGACCGCGATGGAAATCCCCGACTGACCGATTTCGGTGTTTGCAAATTGATGGCCGGTCAAAGTCAATTGACAACTCATGGTGAATTGATCGGCACGCCTCACTACATGCCTCCCGAGCAAGCTGGCACTCCGGATGCGATGATCGGACCGACATCCGATATCTATTCGATCGGCGCCGTCTTGTACGCAATGTTGACCGATCGACCACCCTTTCTTGCCCCATCGCCGATCGATGTAATCACGCAGGTGATGACGAAAGACCCTGTGCCGCCGAGTCAGTTCTTCTCGGGGATCCCACAAGATTTAGAAACCATCACCCTAAAATGCTTGGCGAAAGCCCCCAAGGACCGGTACCAATCGGCGACCCAACTTGCCGAGGAATTGAGCCGCTTCCTTGATGACGAACCCATCCTCGCGAAACCTCCCGGTCTTGGAAAACGCTTGACGCATTGGATTCGTCGCCACGTGCTACTTGCCAGCGTTTCGGGAAGTATGGCTTTCCTGCTGGTCTTCCTGCTGCTGCTGCTCGGTATTGCACTTGCCCAGTCACAGGCAAAAATCGCTCGGCTACAGAACCTTCTGGAAGTCGAACGAAATGGCGCACGGCGATTCACATCGACTCGCTTCGATTCGGACTCGTCGCGTCATCAATTCGATGTTGAACGTTTAACCGATGCTGCAATCGAATTTGTTGATGAAGATCGACAATTGTCGCTTCATCTGTCAGTTCACGCCGCCGAGCTGGCGATCGAACATCGCTTGGCGTTTCCCGAGCGACTGACCAACTTTTTAATGCAGCTCGCAGCAAAAGATTCGGCAACAGCGAACAGTGCCATCGCGAACGAAGAATTGCTTGTCGAGCAGGCTCGAAAGCAGATCACAAGAGAGCTGACGGATTTTGAACAGAAGGTCTACGGGCTTTTAGATCGGCCGACAGTTCCAATCGAACAGAATGAATCCAATACAACAACAACCAGCAACGAGGCATCTTGA
- a CDS encoding sigma-70 family RNA polymerase sigma factor — MNLANHSIGEEDSSVSRHSSPSVELESIVETLEFAVDQFGDSLYRYAFRKTGCDASAEELLQETFLAALASGKSFRNESTLSTWLFAILKHKLADHFRKLQRSPNTDPATIAEDEIASARSSKQTPETIFENDEFWETFHGCVDRLPNKLAEVFILREINQHSPKEIRELLGIGATNLSMRLNRCRLALRECLNLRWFSDRDQ, encoded by the coding sequence ATGAATCTCGCAAACCATTCGATTGGCGAAGAAGACTCGTCGGTATCCCGACATTCATCACCGTCGGTCGAGCTCGAATCGATCGTTGAAACGCTTGAATTTGCAGTCGATCAATTCGGTGACTCACTGTACCGCTATGCCTTCAGAAAGACAGGTTGCGATGCAAGCGCGGAAGAACTGCTGCAAGAGACTTTTCTAGCGGCGCTGGCAAGCGGCAAGAGCTTTCGAAACGAATCGACGTTGTCGACATGGCTGTTCGCGATTCTGAAGCACAAACTCGCCGATCACTTTCGAAAGTTGCAACGAAGCCCGAACACAGATCCCGCCACGATTGCTGAAGACGAAATCGCATCGGCGCGTTCCTCGAAGCAGACTCCGGAAACCATTTTTGAAAACGACGAGTTTTGGGAAACCTTTCACGGCTGCGTTGATCGCTTGCCAAACAAATTGGCAGAGGTTTTCATCCTGCGTGAAATAAACCAACATTCTCCCAAAGAAATCCGTGAACTTCTGGGCATCGGTGCGACGAACCTTTCGATGCGACTCAATCGGTGTCGCCTGGCATTGCGTGAATGCCTGAATCTGCGTTGGTTTTCTGATCGCGATCAATAG
- a CDS encoding magnesium-dependent phosphatase-1 — MTTPKNSTSHSPPLPKLIVFDLDFTLWDCGGTWCDCLTPPFRYSEQLPVDKHGRRVELYRDVAAILDFCDASAIPMALASRTEQPRWARELIGMLEIEHRFAYAEIYPSSKFRHFDALRHSSGIGYDDMLFFDDEMRNILDVSSLGVTAVHVPAGINAALFAQWVPSFGTA; from the coding sequence ATGACCACCCCAAAGAATTCAACCTCCCATTCCCCCCCATTACCGAAACTGATCGTTTTCGATTTGGACTTCACTCTTTGGGACTGTGGTGGCACGTGGTGTGATTGCCTGACACCCCCCTTCAGGTATTCCGAACAGCTACCAGTTGATAAACATGGTCGCCGCGTTGAACTTTACAGAGACGTCGCCGCGATCTTGGACTTTTGCGATGCTTCCGCGATTCCAATGGCACTGGCATCGCGAACCGAACAACCACGATGGGCTCGCGAGCTGATCGGAATGTTAGAAATCGAACATCGATTCGCCTACGCAGAGATCTATCCGTCTTCAAAGTTTCGCCATTTCGACGCACTGCGGCACAGCAGCGGTATTGGATACGACGACATGCTGTTCTTTGATGACGAAATGCGAAACATTCTTGACGTCTCGTCGCTTGGCGTCACCGCCGTCCATGTCCCAGCAGGGATCAACGCGGCTCTTTTTGCCCAGTGGGTACCGTCCTTCGGAACCGCATAA
- a CDS encoding FHA domain-containing serine/threonine-protein kinase, with protein sequence MSQNWKLVVSEGPDQGREFALSDTTTLLVGRGSDSDTKIRDPKVSRIHCEIRVDDSTPVVIDRGGAGGTIVDGEAIANPRRLKSGSIMKIGESILRIESGTQTDEPTVRFTVSPDAIPNDEPVMIGNVTELVGQTLHNYRLDELITIGRNSAIFKGHDVKRDKTVAVKVLLPQMTATDEQRERFIRAMKTVLPIENAHIVKLINAGKKGRYCWAALQWVEGTSATKLIESIGIGGTLDWRRAFRCGLHIARALVAASEHGIVHRNITPANILRRDKDDVYMLNDLVFAKALESTDASQLTKPGDILGELGYLAPERVLNATELDVRSDFYGLGATMYALLTGHPPYAANSIGEWIQSVNSETPPAPFKSQIGMDERLSDLVMRLIDRDPNNRFSTATEVLEDFKRVGTFAGIDIDKL encoded by the coding sequence ATGAGTCAGAATTGGAAATTGGTTGTCAGCGAAGGACCTGACCAAGGACGTGAATTTGCGCTCAGTGACACGACAACGCTATTGGTCGGTCGAGGAAGCGATAGTGACACCAAGATTCGCGACCCCAAGGTCAGCCGAATCCACTGCGAAATCCGTGTCGACGATTCGACTCCCGTGGTGATTGATCGAGGCGGTGCTGGAGGAACAATCGTCGATGGCGAGGCCATTGCGAACCCACGTCGCTTGAAATCCGGATCGATCATGAAAATCGGTGAATCCATTTTGCGAATCGAAAGCGGGACGCAGACCGACGAACCGACCGTCCGCTTCACGGTCAGTCCGGATGCGATTCCAAACGACGAGCCTGTCATGATTGGTAATGTCACGGAACTTGTTGGACAAACACTTCACAACTATCGGCTCGATGAATTAATCACGATTGGACGCAACAGTGCGATCTTCAAAGGGCACGATGTCAAACGCGACAAAACCGTTGCGGTAAAAGTTTTATTGCCTCAAATGACAGCGACCGATGAACAGCGAGAACGCTTTATTCGAGCGATGAAAACGGTCTTGCCGATCGAAAATGCCCACATTGTCAAATTGATCAATGCCGGAAAGAAAGGACGATATTGTTGGGCCGCCCTGCAGTGGGTCGAAGGGACGAGCGCAACAAAGTTGATTGAAAGTATCGGAATCGGCGGCACACTCGATTGGCGACGGGCATTCAGATGCGGCTTACACATCGCGCGAGCTCTCGTTGCGGCATCTGAACACGGGATCGTTCACCGCAACATCACGCCGGCAAACATTTTGCGCCGCGACAAAGACGATGTTTATATGCTGAACGACCTGGTATTCGCGAAAGCTCTAGAGTCAACCGATGCATCGCAACTGACCAAGCCCGGGGACATTCTGGGCGAGCTAGGCTACTTGGCCCCCGAACGAGTTCTCAATGCGACTGAACTGGATGTCCGAAGTGACTTCTATGGTCTAGGCGCGACGATGTATGCACTGCTGACCGGACACCCACCCTATGCGGCCAATTCGATCGGTGAGTGGATTCAGTCGGTAAATTCCGAAACGCCGCCAGCGCCATTCAAATCACAGATCGGAATGGATGAACGGCTGAGCGACCTCGTGATGCGGCTGATCGATCGCGATCCAAACAACCGCTTTTCGACTGCAACCGAAGTCCTCGAAGATTTCAAACGAGTCGGCACTTTCGCCGGAATCGACATCGATAAACTTTAG
- a CDS encoding spondin domain-containing protein, whose amino-acid sequence MKRSQWKNRSAKWFKRQPFAPSLLPGKRAKGKRSCKHPLTIEAMERREMLAAETLRITIENLSDAGGISETPFWVAAHDGGFQVAEIGQPASNFGGLETIAEEGNPAALASRFAGETTGVDTVITAPDGFAGAPVFEPNEVASGTLMVSDPMTQRYFSYASMVIPSNDAFIANLDPDSIELFDLAGNFTGARSIVVYGRDILDAGTEVNDPLGGAAFSTGGGSGVDENSVVMTHVGLDDFVGTGLPTGDDLGKAFSANTPIARITIALDSDPQGAFDQHGPMVAFDASTLEARSSFHEVRVTYSDPSGVDLTSLSVDDIRVVGPSLASLDVVSVEVDALPGTTPHEVTATYRIASPGSSFESIDNGIYSVVLQANAVNDPLGHDADARLLGHFEVDIPMSINIAFENLSDTFGLANTPIWFAAHEGNFRIGLASTSASGFAGLETLAETGAVSELDIRFTSESNGVSNVLLAPDGFPGAPVFEPGEISTAALEISNPLAQRYFSFASMIIPSNDAFVANLDPRMIELFDAFGNFKGTQTITIYGNNIWDAGTEVNDPNSGAAFSTLGGSGLDEHGVIHRHTGLDEFVGTGLPTGDDLGAAFDALTPIGRFTISMEGQSTIPIDFDGPAAALHVEDLQTSGESVHEVQVVYNDPSGIDVDSIDIHDLEILGTVAGDLEVVGVTTDAIEGDTNHSVVATYEIRTTHGGPISAHDNGLYFISLRGNQVNDAFGNASQTQALGSFEVYLPVALEISVENLQPSGGLLQTPFWIGVHDGSFQIAAAGQDAASFPGLETIAEEGDPSELAMRFASESNGASTVVTAPSGFPGAPVFEPGESDHASLSVFNTNENRFLSFASMIIPSNDAFVANLNPRSIELFDQQGFFLGQKTITIYGRDIWDAGTEENDPDSGAAFTTAGGTGMEESGVIHRHRGLSDFIGAELPSQTDLDSSFAPATPIARITIGLAGSTQLPIDLSGPTAEVHANDVTVAGTQLHHVEVTYRDPSGIDLSSIDEDDIRILGPLNQTLEVHGFEIDPAAQSGDTTVTVSYAVAPASDPFTARDNGTYFVTAVSDEVVDTLGQGVMGYPIGEFDVQVGVRLQVTVESLTASDGLYLTPFWVGLHDGGFEVARGGLNAADFPGLESIAEEGDPGELAVRFANETDGSGSVVFAPGGFAGAPVFDPGESVSQIVEVHQSFANRYFSFASMVIPSNDAFVGNRNSRQYELFDAQGNFRGAKQITIHGRDILDAGTEANDPSGGAAFSTGGGIGLETNDPIQRHSGLDDFIGTGLPTGELLGHAFSSTTPIARITISLFDPQADVCSGVLAACSVRSVSLQNATLTADVNRDGAVSPLDALLVINFLARFGTTETIADEAQATGLALDVEGDELVSIIDALVVINEIGRRLAVSDGEGESIEAFDIAVTELSSNDIVLGSERDDVFVESDELSMLF is encoded by the coding sequence ATGAAACGCAGCCAGTGGAAGAACCGAAGTGCAAAATGGTTCAAACGACAGCCTTTCGCCCCAAGTCTTCTACCGGGTAAGCGGGCCAAAGGGAAACGATCTTGTAAGCATCCACTGACGATCGAAGCGATGGAACGCCGCGAAATGCTAGCCGCGGAAACATTGCGAATCACAATCGAAAACCTTTCTGATGCGGGCGGAATTTCAGAGACGCCCTTTTGGGTTGCCGCACACGATGGTGGTTTTCAGGTCGCGGAAATTGGCCAACCTGCCAGCAACTTCGGTGGTTTGGAAACGATTGCTGAAGAAGGAAACCCCGCAGCTTTGGCCAGCCGATTTGCTGGCGAAACGACAGGAGTTGATACGGTGATTACCGCACCGGACGGGTTCGCTGGGGCTCCGGTATTCGAGCCGAACGAAGTTGCTTCGGGAACGCTGATGGTGTCGGATCCGATGACGCAGCGTTATTTCAGCTATGCATCAATGGTGATTCCATCCAACGATGCTTTCATTGCAAACCTGGATCCCGACTCGATCGAACTGTTTGATTTGGCCGGCAACTTTACTGGGGCTCGATCAATCGTTGTCTATGGCCGTGATATTCTCGACGCGGGTACTGAGGTAAACGATCCTTTGGGCGGGGCCGCGTTTTCGACTGGTGGAGGAAGCGGAGTTGATGAAAATAGCGTCGTGATGACGCATGTGGGGTTGGACGATTTTGTAGGGACCGGACTGCCCACGGGAGACGATCTCGGCAAAGCTTTCAGTGCCAACACGCCCATCGCAAGAATCACGATTGCCCTGGATTCTGATCCCCAAGGGGCCTTCGATCAACACGGGCCCATGGTTGCTTTTGATGCATCGACGTTGGAAGCCCGATCGAGTTTTCATGAAGTGCGGGTTACCTACAGCGATCCATCGGGCGTCGATCTAACGAGTCTCTCAGTCGACGATATCCGAGTCGTCGGGCCGTCGTTGGCCTCTTTGGATGTGGTGTCTGTTGAGGTTGATGCGTTGCCTGGAACCACTCCTCACGAAGTCACCGCAACGTATCGAATCGCCTCGCCGGGATCGAGCTTTGAATCGATTGACAACGGAATCTATAGCGTTGTCTTACAAGCAAACGCGGTCAACGATCCGCTTGGCCACGATGCCGATGCGAGGTTGCTGGGACATTTCGAAGTCGACATACCGATGAGTATCAATATCGCGTTCGAGAACTTGAGCGACACCTTTGGGCTGGCAAATACGCCGATTTGGTTCGCCGCACACGAAGGCAACTTTCGCATCGGGCTTGCCAGCACGAGTGCTTCAGGGTTCGCAGGTCTGGAGACACTCGCGGAGACGGGCGCTGTTTCTGAACTGGACATTCGCTTTACGAGCGAATCGAACGGGGTGTCAAATGTGCTATTGGCGCCCGATGGTTTTCCGGGAGCACCGGTTTTTGAACCAGGGGAGATTTCGACGGCAGCATTGGAGATCAGCAACCCACTTGCGCAGCGGTACTTCAGCTTCGCCAGCATGATCATTCCTTCCAATGATGCATTTGTCGCAAACTTGGATCCAAGGATGATCGAATTGTTTGATGCGTTTGGAAATTTCAAGGGAACCCAAACGATCACAATCTACGGAAACAATATTTGGGATGCCGGAACGGAAGTCAACGATCCCAATAGCGGTGCCGCCTTTAGCACACTTGGAGGTAGCGGGCTCGACGAGCATGGTGTCATTCATCGCCACACAGGATTGGACGAATTTGTCGGAACAGGACTTCCAACGGGTGATGATCTTGGTGCCGCTTTTGACGCATTGACTCCGATCGGTCGATTCACGATTTCCATGGAAGGACAATCGACAATTCCGATTGATTTTGATGGACCTGCCGCAGCACTGCACGTTGAAGATTTACAAACATCTGGTGAAAGCGTTCACGAAGTACAGGTCGTTTACAACGATCCGTCGGGGATCGATGTGGATAGCATCGATATCCACGATTTGGAAATCCTTGGGACTGTTGCGGGCGACTTAGAAGTTGTCGGCGTCACAACGGATGCGATCGAGGGTGATACCAACCACTCCGTCGTCGCAACCTACGAAATCAGGACCACTCACGGCGGTCCGATCTCTGCTCATGACAACGGGCTGTACTTCATCAGCCTTCGTGGCAATCAAGTTAACGACGCGTTTGGCAATGCTTCCCAAACCCAAGCACTCGGTTCCTTCGAAGTCTATCTGCCGGTCGCACTAGAGATCTCGGTGGAGAATCTGCAGCCGAGTGGCGGACTGCTTCAAACGCCGTTTTGGATAGGTGTCCATGATGGTAGTTTTCAAATTGCCGCCGCAGGGCAAGACGCGGCTTCGTTCCCAGGTTTAGAAACGATCGCCGAGGAAGGCGACCCTTCTGAATTGGCAATGCGGTTCGCTTCTGAATCCAATGGTGCGAGTACCGTGGTGACCGCGCCGTCAGGTTTCCCTGGGGCTCCAGTGTTTGAACCCGGTGAATCGGATCATGCGAGCTTGTCGGTGTTTAATACCAACGAAAATCGATTCCTCAGTTTCGCAAGCATGATCATCCCTTCGAACGACGCGTTCGTCGCGAATCTGAATCCTCGGTCGATCGAACTTTTTGACCAGCAAGGCTTTTTTCTGGGACAAAAGACGATCACGATCTACGGCCGCGATATCTGGGATGCCGGAACCGAAGAGAACGATCCGGATTCTGGCGCCGCGTTCACCACAGCTGGTGGTACCGGGATGGAAGAGTCCGGTGTGATCCATCGCCATCGTGGACTAAGTGATTTTATCGGTGCAGAACTGCCAAGCCAGACTGATTTGGATTCCAGTTTTGCTCCGGCGACGCCGATCGCGCGGATCACCATCGGGCTCGCCGGTTCCACCCAGTTGCCGATCGACCTTTCAGGACCAACGGCCGAGGTACACGCAAACGATGTCACCGTCGCTGGAACACAACTTCATCATGTCGAAGTGACTTATCGCGATCCCTCGGGGATCGATCTGTCGTCGATTGATGAAGACGACATTCGTATCCTTGGCCCGCTCAATCAGACGCTCGAAGTTCACGGATTCGAAATCGATCCCGCGGCACAGTCCGGCGATACAACAGTCACTGTCAGCTATGCCGTTGCTCCGGCGTCCGATCCGTTTACAGCCAGAGACAATGGCACGTATTTCGTTACTGCGGTATCGGACGAAGTCGTCGATACCTTGGGCCAGGGAGTGATGGGATATCCCATCGGTGAATTTGATGTGCAAGTCGGTGTGCGGTTGCAGGTCACTGTCGAGTCGCTGACCGCAAGTGATGGACTTTATCTGACACCATTTTGGGTTGGTCTACACGATGGAGGTTTCGAAGTCGCGCGCGGTGGGTTGAACGCGGCAGACTTCCCAGGTCTGGAATCAATCGCCGAAGAAGGCGATCCTGGCGAGCTGGCGGTACGTTTCGCAAACGAAACCGATGGTAGCGGAAGCGTGGTGTTTGCACCGGGAGGATTCGCGGGAGCACCGGTGTTCGATCCCGGTGAAAGTGTCAGCCAAATCGTGGAAGTACATCAATCATTTGCAAACCGTTATTTCAGTTTCGCAAGTATGGTGATTCCGTCGAACGATGCATTTGTCGGGAATCGTAATTCACGGCAGTACGAGTTGTTCGATGCTCAAGGGAATTTTCGCGGTGCAAAGCAAATTACGATCCATGGCCGAGATATTTTGGATGCTGGAACGGAAGCTAACGATCCCAGCGGTGGTGCGGCATTCTCCACTGGCGGTGGCATAGGGCTGGAAACGAACGATCCGATTCAAAGGCATTCCGGGCTCGATGACTTTATCGGAACAGGCCTACCGACCGGAGAGTTGTTAGGTCACGCATTTTCATCAACGACACCGATCGCAAGAATCACCATCTCGTTGTTCGATCCTCAGGCCGATGTCTGTTCCGGCGTTTTGGCTGCGTGCTCCGTGCGAAGCGTATCACTTCAAAACGCGACGCTAACCGCAGATGTCAATCGCGATGGGGCCGTGTCTCCGCTCGACGCATTGCTCGTGATCAACTTCCTCGCCCGTTTCGGAACCACCGAAACAATCGCCGATGAAGCTCAAGCGACGGGGCTGGCGTTGGATGTCGAAGGTGACGAACTGGTCAGCATCATCGATGCATTGGTCGTGATCAACGAAATCGGACGCCGCCTCGCGGTATCCGATGGCGAGGGCGAAAGTATTGAGGCATTCGATATCGCTGTCACGGAGCTTTCTTCGAACGATATCGTTCTCGGTTCTGAGCGTGACGACGTCTTTGTCGAAAGCGATGAGCTATCGATGTTGTTTTAG